A single Glycine soja cultivar W05 chromosome 14, ASM419377v2, whole genome shotgun sequence DNA region contains:
- the LOC114384518 gene encoding uncharacterized protein LOC114384518 translates to MNHSKSNDTSIDIEPSNRRVSFAENHPNEQEPPHHHQPYNNSIPLLLQPSYARSKSIIFDELRNFRISLKWCALDHSSFIGRLISYVTFIFFTIVVPLFTSIFVEVPASAPEDDPISFNKLVQLPESGLAIVAFFTLSSFFKRYGLRQLLFLDALQEDTTYVRRGYTRELEKAFRYLTYIILPSFFMELAHKIIFFSAVKISAPHISPGFPLNSIVFVLVLVSWVYRTGVFLLVCVLFRLTCELQKLRFEGVHKLFEGCGSEAGVIFKEHVRIRRQLWVTSHRYRFFIIGCVVTITVSQLGALLLVLASKSDKTFFNSGDLVICSAVQLSGFFLCILGAARITHRAQGIVAIATRWHMLVTTASAESEHCEAQVSEGLASDDDSDSDDSSNIHVSVIPPQLSSFQTRQTLVTYLQHNHGGITVYGYSLDRGLLHTLFAFEFSLVLWILSKVVVLS, encoded by the exons ATGAATCACTCCAAATCCAATGACACAAGCATTGACATTGAACCCTCCAACAGAAGAGTGTCTTTTGCTGAAAACCacccaaatgaacaagaaccaCCTCATCATCACCAACCCTATAACAACAGtattcccttgctcctacagcCATCATATGCGAGATCAAAGTCCATAATCTTCGATGAGCTGCGAAACTTTCGCATCAGCCTCAAGTGGTGTGCCCTTGATCACTCTTCATTCATTGGCAGACTCATATCCTACGTGACCTTCATCTTCTTCACCATCGTTGTTCCTCTTTTCACATCGATCTTCGTCGAAGTCCCAGCCTCTGCACCAGAAGATGATCCCATCTCCTTTAACAAGCTTGTTCAACTGCCAGAATCTGGCCTTGCCATTGTTGCCTTCTTCACTCTCTCCAGTTTCTTCAAAAG GTATGGCCTTAGGCAGCTTCTGTTCCTAGATGCTTTACAAGAAGACACTACCTATGTTCGACGCGGGTACACGAGGGAGCTTGAGAAGGCTTTCAGATACTTGACATACATAATCTTACCCTCTTTCTTTATGGAACTTGCCCACAAGATCATATTCTTTTCAGCCGTTAAGATTTCAGCCCCACACATCAGCCCTGGGTTCCCATTGAACTCAATTGTCTTTGTGTTGGTGTTGGTGTCTTGGGTCTACAGAACTGGGGTGTTCCTGTTGGTATGTGTTCTCTTCAGGCTCACCTGTGAGCTTCAGAAGCTGAGGTTTGAAGGGGTGCACAAGCTTTTTGAAGGCTGTGGGTCTGAGGCAGGCGTGATATTCAAAGAACATGTGAGGATCAGAAGGCAGTTGTGGGTTACAAGCCATAGGTATAGGTTCTTCATAATTGGGTGTGTGGTTACAATCACTGTTAGTCAGTTGGGTGCTTTGCTGTTGGTTTTGGCTTCCAAGTCTGATAAGACCTTCTTCAATTCTGGTGACCTTGTG ATTTGTTCAGCTGTGCAGTTAAGTGGCTTCTTCTTGTGCATTTTGGGAGCAGCAAGAATCACACACAGAGCACAAGGAATAGTGGCAATTGCAACAAGATGGCACATGCTGGTGACTACTGCATCTGCTGAATCAGAGCATTGCGAAGCTCAGGTGTCTGAGGGGCTAGCTAGTGATGATGACAGTGACTCTGATGATTCCTCCAACATACACGTATCAGTGATCCCACCACAACTTTCTTCTTTCCAAACCAGACAAACTTTAG TGACATATTTACAACACAATCACGGAGGAATAACGGTGTATGGGTACTCACTTGATCGAGGATTGCTTCATACTCTGTTTGCCTTCGAGTTTTCTCTAGTGCTATGGATTCTGAGTAAGGTTGTTGTTTTGTCCTAA